The segment ATAACTTTCTCCACTTATATTATTTTTGCCACAGAGACACTAAGACACAGAGGTAATTATATAGTAGATACGTTTCGTGTCATTTAGCGGGCAAGGTCACCCCAACAGCCGGTTGATGATCTCCACCGAATCCACCCCGGCGGCCTCGGCGTTGAAGTTGGTGATGATCCTGTGCCTAAGCACCGGCAGGGCCAAAGCCCTCACATCCTCTATTCCCGGGGCCAGCCGGCCTTCCAGGATGGCCCGAGCCTTGGCGCCCAGGATCAGGTACTGCGAGGCGCGGGGGCCGGCACCCCAGGCCACGTAGTCCTTGACGAAATCCGGGGACTCCGCGGCCTTGGGGCGGGTGCGGCGGCACAGGCTGACCGCGAATTCCACCACGCTGTCGGCCACCGGCACCCGACGCACTAACTGCTGCAGGGCCACGATCTCCGGGCCTGACAGCACCGGCTTGATGACGGCCTGGTAGGCCGAGGTGGTGCTTTTCACTATCTGCACTTCTTCGTCGGACGAAGGGTAGTCCACCAAAGTGTTGAACATGAAGCGGTCCAGCTGGGCCTCGGGCAGGGGATAGGTGCCCTCCTGCTCGATGGGGTTCTGGGTGGCCAGCACGAAGAAGGGCTCGTCCAATATGAAGGTGTTTCCCCCGGCCGTCACCTTGCGCTCCTGCATGGCCTGAAGCAGGGCGGCCTGGGTCTTGGGCGGGGTGCGGTTGATCTCGTCGGCCAGCACGATGTTGGCGAACACCGGGCCCTTGAGGAACTTGAAGAAGCGCTTGCGGCTGCCCTGTTCCTCCTCGATGATGTCGGTCCCTGTTATGTCCGAGGGCATCAGGTCCGGGGTGAACTGAATGCGGTTGAAGCTCAGGTTAAGGCTCTGGGCCAGGGTGTTGATCATCAGGGTCTTGGCCAGGCCGGGCACGCCCACCAGCAATACATGGCCCCCGCAGAGCAGTGCGGTCAACAGCTCGTCTATCACCGCCTGCTGGCCCACGATGACCTTGGACAGTTCGGCTTTGATCTGTTCCTTGGCCTTTGACAGGCTTTCCACCGCCTGGAGGTCGTTCTTTTTTTCCAAAATAGTTGCCGCTCCATTGTTGTTTCTTAACCTATTAGTCTATCAGATTTAAATGCTATAAGTCAATCATAAAATCAGTATTTTATCGGCAGCAGGCCGGTCCGTAATAGGGTTGTAAAAAATCTTCATTTTTCGGGAACCGGAAGGCATTCTTTGTTACTCTAATCCTATATCACTAATTGTCCAACAAGGAGTTATCGCCATGCACATCAAAAAGTTGCTTTGGATTATGTTGCTGTTCCCAGCCCTGGCCTGGTCCCAAGGGATAAGCTGGGGGCCGCGGGTGCGGGTGGACGATGCCGCCGGGAGCGGAGCGCATCCGGCCATCCATCCCTACACCATCATCGACGACAGCCTGGCCGCCAGCCCCAGGGTCTACACCGTCTGGGAGGACGACCGTGACGGCAACGACACCAACGCCATTTATTTTGCCCGATCCACCGACCTGGCGGCCACTTATTCCCGGCCCAATGTGGTGGTCTGCAACGACAGCCTGAACAACGTCTATCCCTGGATGGTCAAGGGAGCCTCGGGGGCCATCTACATCGTCTGGCAGGTAAAGTACCCCGATACCAAATGGCGGATATATTTGTCCAAGTCAACAGATGGCGGGAACACCTTCAGCACGCCGGACACAATAAGAGGGGTGTACATCAACAACAACAAGGACGACCAGAACAACTACGGACCCCTGCCCCGGATCGCGGTCGATCCCAAGGACAGCGTTCTATACTTAGTGTGGACCGAGGCCTTCGGAACCACCGCCACCAAGGTCAGGATGGCCTATTCGCTGACCAGGGACGTCAACTTCACCGGCATGGTCCGGGTGAACACCGACTCCACCAAGGCCGCCAAGCACCCGGCCATTGTCACCGATGACAGCGGCAAGGTCTTCGTGACCTACGAGCAGTCCAATTCCGGCAACGTCAATGACCCGCAGTGCGACATCTTCTGCAACAGTTCCGGCGATTACGGCCTGACCTTTGGCACCGACGCCAAGATCAACGACAACGGGGACGTGGCCCGGATGCAGAACCCCACCATCGACCGGATCAACAACAAGACCATGGTGATCTGGGAAGACACCCGGACCGGAGTGGCGGCCTCCAACGCCCAGCCGGTGCTGTTCTTCAGCCAGAAGCCCGACACCGCGTCCGCTTTCTCGGCCAACGTCCGGGTCAGCGACACCCTGTCCGGCACTTGGAACTACCGGCCCCGGATGGCCATAGACCAGACCACCGGCAACATGATAGTGGTCTGGCATTCCAACCTGGGGGCCACCGATTCCCTGTTCGAGCTCAGGCTGTGCGCCTTCAATGATACGGTCAACGAGTTCACCCCGTCCTACAAAATGTTCGACACCTACACCGGCAACAGCGGGGCCAACTTCGGCAACATCTTCTATCCCCCGGCGGTGGCCATCACCAACATCGACTCGGTGGCCAACTTCTTCCTGGTCTGGCGCGACCTGATCGAGGATACCACCGGTAACATCTATTCCCGGCACGGGCACGTGGTGGTCAGCCAGGTGGACCTGGACATCTTCCCCGACCTGCTGGACGCCGCAGGCGACAGCCTGAACTTTGGGGCGCTGCCGGCCGGGCCGGCCTATGTCTCCCGCTCGTTCCGCCTGGTCAACACCCGGGACTCGCTCAACCCCGATTCCCTGGACGGCCCCAGCACCGCGGTGATAGACAGCCTGACGGCCAACGGCATCACTTTGCATAATGTTGACAATTCCTCGCTGACCCTAAGCGCCGGATTCATAGAATCCCCGGCCTCGTTCCCCGCCCTGAGCATCGGGCAGACCCTGGATGTCACCGTCACCCTGTACGTTCCCGAGGGAACCCCGGCCGGGCGCTACGTGGGCTACGCCAAATTTCGGGCGGTGGGCAATGACCTGACGGTGGACACCGATTCCATCAGGATAGTGGTCCAGGGCCCGGCCGCGGCCGCCGACCTGGAGAATCTCAGGGTCTTCCCCAATCCTTTCAAACCCTACATTGGGCATACCGTGGTCAACTTCGAGGGGCTGACGGCAGCGGCCACGGTCAAGATATTCGACATCAAAGGACGCTTGGTGGAAGAGATAGCCGAGAGCAACGGTGACGGTTTGGCCACCTGGGCCGCCAAAGCCGCCAGCGGGGTGTACATCTATTCCGTGACCAATCCCCAGGGGGGCAAAAAGACCGGCAAGATTGCCATAATCCGATAACAGAGGGAGATAAAAAATGAAGAAGATCATCTATATATCGTTGGTGCTGTTCCTGGCATCCCAGGCAATGGCCCTGGAGCCGGGCGACAAGTCAGCCGTCTTTTTGACCCTGCCCCAGGGAGCCCGGCCCACCGCCATGGGCGAGGCCTACACCGCCGTCTCCGGGGACATCTACGGCGGATTCTGGAACCCGGCCGGGGTGGCCGACCTGGGCCCGATGGCCTTCACCGCCAGCATGGCGCCCACCTATCTGGACATGTACTACGGCTACCTGGCCGGGGGAATGAGCTTCGGCAATAATGGGATCGCCCTCTCCGTCACCCACTTCAACTACGGCGACATGGTGGGGCTGGACCAGTACGCCCGCAACGAGACCACCTTCAACGGCACCGACCTGGGGATCGCCGCCACTTATGCCCGGCGCTTCGTCAAACAGAAGATGCAGCTGGGGGCCTCGCTCAAGCTGGCCAGCCAGTCGCTGGAGGAGGAATCGGCCACCTCGGTGATGATGGACCTGGGCGCCATCAAGAAGTTCAACCGCTTCACCCTGGGGGCGGCCGTCAAGAACCTGGGGTCCGGCCCCAAGTTCGTGGACGAGTCGGCCGGCCTGCCCATCACCTTCTCGCTGGGCTGCAGCTACTACTTCTACAATCTGCCCCTGCTGCCGGTGTTCTCGCTGGATGTTCCCCTGGACGATGTGCCGTCAGTAGGGCTGGGAGCGGAATATAACCTGCCCAAGTATCTCAGCCTCCGCGCCGGGCTGAAGACCGACCGCGACCAGGGCTTCGTCTCCATGCTGAGGTTCGGGCTGGGGGTCAATGTCAGCGGGATCTCGGTGGATTACGCCATGATCCCGGGGGACGAGATCGGGTCGACCCACATGATCACTCTGGGATATAGAAAATAAAAAATCAAAAGGCAAAAATAAAATTAATTGTGTAATTACGATGTGAATACGTTTAGTAGTTTGTAGGACCCTCCTTTTCGTTAACAGCCGCCTCCGGAAACACCGGGGCGGCTTTGTTTTTTTATACTCATTACGGGGTTATTTTGCTTGATTTTGCCCTGTCTCTGGTAGTAGAATATTCAAATAACGCAAGTTGATTGTCTAACTAACCCAGGAACCACCTGTGACTACGGGGGATAGTCTGAACTCAACCCCTTCGCTTCCCCTTCTCTTGCACCAAGACGGCCCTAATTTATTCAAGAGAAGGGGACAGAGGGGATGAGTTAGAGAGAAGATGATTTTAAGTTATCTATCCTTTAACGCAAATAAGGAAAACGCCATGGAACGCATCGTCCAATTGCTGAAGGACCTGGAGGCCATTCACTCGCCCTCGGGCTATACCGGCGCGGTGATGGACCACATCACGGAACTATGCCAAAAGAACGGCATAACCACCAGGCGGACCAACAAGGGCGGGCTGCTGTGCGGGAACCACCAGGCGCCGAAGCTGGTGGTCTCGGGGCACGTGGACACCCTGGGCCTGATGGTCAGCG is part of the candidate division TA06 bacterium genome and harbors:
- a CDS encoding MoxR family ATPase, with protein sequence MLEKKNDLQAVESLSKAKEQIKAELSKVIVGQQAVIDELLTALLCGGHVLLVGVPGLAKTLMINTLAQSLNLSFNRIQFTPDLMPSDITGTDIIEEEQGSRKRFFKFLKGPVFANIVLADEINRTPPKTQAALLQAMQERKVTAGGNTFILDEPFFVLATQNPIEQEGTYPLPEAQLDRFMFNTLVDYPSSDEEVQIVKSTTSAYQAVIKPVLSGPEIVALQQLVRRVPVADSVVEFAVSLCRRTRPKAAESPDFVKDYVAWGAGPRASQYLILGAKARAILEGRLAPGIEDVRALALPVLRHRIITNFNAEAAGVDSVEIINRLLG
- a CDS encoding T9SS type A sorting domain-containing protein; its protein translation is MHIKKLLWIMLLFPALAWSQGISWGPRVRVDDAAGSGAHPAIHPYTIIDDSLAASPRVYTVWEDDRDGNDTNAIYFARSTDLAATYSRPNVVVCNDSLNNVYPWMVKGASGAIYIVWQVKYPDTKWRIYLSKSTDGGNTFSTPDTIRGVYINNNKDDQNNYGPLPRIAVDPKDSVLYLVWTEAFGTTATKVRMAYSLTRDVNFTGMVRVNTDSTKAAKHPAIVTDDSGKVFVTYEQSNSGNVNDPQCDIFCNSSGDYGLTFGTDAKINDNGDVARMQNPTIDRINNKTMVIWEDTRTGVAASNAQPVLFFSQKPDTASAFSANVRVSDTLSGTWNYRPRMAIDQTTGNMIVVWHSNLGATDSLFELRLCAFNDTVNEFTPSYKMFDTYTGNSGANFGNIFYPPAVAITNIDSVANFFLVWRDLIEDTTGNIYSRHGHVVVSQVDLDIFPDLLDAAGDSLNFGALPAGPAYVSRSFRLVNTRDSLNPDSLDGPSTAVIDSLTANGITLHNVDNSSLTLSAGFIESPASFPALSIGQTLDVTVTLYVPEGTPAGRYVGYAKFRAVGNDLTVDTDSIRIVVQGPAAAADLENLRVFPNPFKPYIGHTVVNFEGLTAAATVKIFDIKGRLVEEIAESNGDGLATWAAKAASGVYIYSVTNPQGGKKTGKIAIIR
- a CDS encoding PorV/PorQ family protein, translated to MKKIIYISLVLFLASQAMALEPGDKSAVFLTLPQGARPTAMGEAYTAVSGDIYGGFWNPAGVADLGPMAFTASMAPTYLDMYYGYLAGGMSFGNNGIALSVTHFNYGDMVGLDQYARNETTFNGTDLGIAATYARRFVKQKMQLGASLKLASQSLEEESATSVMMDLGAIKKFNRFTLGAAVKNLGSGPKFVDESAGLPITFSLGCSYYFYNLPLLPVFSLDVPLDDVPSVGLGAEYNLPKYLSLRAGLKTDRDQGFVSMLRFGLGVNVSGISVDYAMIPGDEIGSTHMITLGYRK